A single Aspergillus puulaauensis MK2 DNA, chromosome 7, nearly complete sequence DNA region contains:
- a CDS encoding Ras-GEF domain-containing protein (COG:T;~EggNog:ENOG410Q2ZU;~InterPro:IPR000651,IPR036964,IPR019804,IPR023578, IPR008937,IPR001895;~PFAM:PF00617,PF00618;~go_function: GO:0005085 - guanyl-nucleotide exchange factor activity [Evidence IEA];~go_process: GO:0007264 - small GTPase mediated signal transduction [Evidence IEA]), which yields MGEGEKNKRMDIGSCHVEFPETILYDNNETIGAVRAGTLEALVDNLTRPDKLDAAFNRAFLTTYSYFTSGEEVLQLLMERFDCLPPETLNPTQAEEWLSETKPVIQLRVVNVLRQWLESFWMEPSGPETHRNLLKLHLFVSESVSNEASAVQQLLEIIRGRLSGVERLKRSQPSFSSAPKPILPRKLDKLQFLKIDATEIARQLTLMESSVFAKVQPMELLNKNWQKKESADVATPAPNVRELIRYFNQLSSWVGAVIIAESDLKKRTQVIAHLVNVANACHDLQNYSAVISILSGLESAPVYRLARTWAMVTERTCSILEPLQALTATDQNYQMYRDTLRCAVPPCIPFLGLFLKDLVFIEDGNQPWTPEGLVNFTKYSMLASTIHEVQRFQQAPYCLQPVPELQEYLTAQLQSAGDVHELWERSCQLDPRGRGDGGRSRDTYTATGGMTTSMVVACMILDD from the exons atgggagagggagagaagaacaAGAGAATGGATATTGGTTCGTGTCATGTTGAGTTTCCGGAGACTATTCTCTACGACAATAATGAGACCATTGGGGCCGTCAGGGCTGGCACTCTTGAGGCGCTGGTGGACAATCTGACTCGCCCTGATAAACTGGACGCCGCGTTTAATCGGGCGTTTCTGACGACGTACAGCTATTTTACATCCGGAGAGGaggttcttcagcttctcatGGAGCGGTTTGACTGTCTGCCACCTGAAACGCTGAATCCGACACAGGCAGAGGAATGGTTGAGTGAAACGAAGCCTGTGATTCAGTTGCGCGTGGTCAATGTGCTGAGGCAGTGGCTGGAGAGCTTCTGGATGGAGCCTTCAGGACCGGAGACGCATAGGAATCTGCTGAAGCTTCACCTGTTTGTGTCTGAATCGGTTTCCAACGAGGCCAGTGCGgtgcagcagcttcttgAGATCATCCGGGGTCGGCTCTCAGGCGTTGAGCGTCTCAAGAGATCACAGCCCTCTTTCTCGAGTGCGCCAAAGCCCATTCTCCCCCGGAAGTTGGACAAGCTGCAGTTTCTCAAGATCGATGCTACAGAGATTGCCCGACAGTTGACACTCATGGAGTCATCTGTCTTTGCCAAAGTGCAACCGATGGAACTCTTGAACAAGAACTGGcagaagaaagagagtgCAGATGTAGCTACGCCTGCACCGAACGTCCGAGAATTAATTCGATATTTCAATCAGTTGTCGAGCTGGGTTGGGGCTGTGATTATTGCAGAATCAGACCTGAAGAAGCGCACGCAGGTTATAGCGCATTTAGTCAACGTGGCCAAT GCATGCCACGACCTGCAGAACTACTCTGCTGTGATTTCGATTCTGTCAGGCCTCGAAAGCGCCCCTGTCTACCGGCTTGCTCGCACCTGGGCCATGGTCACAGAGCGCACTTGCAGCATCCTAGAGCCCTTGCAAGCTCTCACAGCGACCGATCAGAACTACCAGATGTACCGGGATACATTACGCTGTGCAGTGCCGCCATGTATTCCTTTTCTCG GACTTTTCCTTAAGGACCTGGTCTTTATCGAAGACGGAAACCAACCCTGGACGCCAGAGGGTCTGGTTAATTTTACGAAATACTCGATGCTGGCGTCCACAATCCACGAAGTCCAGCGCTTCCAACAAGCCCCGTACTGTCTCCAGCCCGTCCCGGAATTGCAGGAATACCTGACAGCCCAATTACAATCCGCCGGCGACGTCCACGAGCTGTGGGAACGCAGTTGTCAGTTGGATCCGCGAGGACGCGGTGATGGAGGCCGATCGCGCGACACGTACACCGCAACCGGAGGGATGACGACGTCCATGGTGGTCGCATGCATGATCCTCGACGATTGA
- a CDS encoding uncharacterized protein (COG:S;~EggNog:ENOG410PN4P;~InterPro:IPR012674,IPR008729;~PFAM:PF05870;~go_function: GO:0016831 - carboxy-lyase activity [Evidence IEA]), protein MPVVPSLKDSTFDTDIRDRHLLYDYDAQDAQGNPQKWRYELWCYNEDRVVYAIHGGPMAGRNNFQAATYQCIRPGELWQVNWLEETGTICSLVFDIPNSRVSTLIAFSRGHWDNNEQALGDKRNAADMARWRELANIGSQADRVLLSEQADIVEDFKGAGNLEPIQMEWPTM, encoded by the coding sequence ATGCCTGTCGTGCCCTCCCTCAAAGACTCGACATTCGATACCGACATTCGCGACCGCCACCTGCTCTACGACTACGACGCCCAAGACGCGCAGGGAAACCCGCAAAAGTGGCGATACGAACTGTGGTGCTACAACGAAGACCGCGTTGTCTACGCCATCCACGGAGGCCCAATGGCCGGTCGCAATAACTTCCAAGCAGCCACATACCAATGTATTCGCCCGGGAGAGTTATGGCAGGTGAACTGGCTTGAAGAGACCGGCACCATCTGCTCGCTTGTGTTTGACATTCCCAATAGCCGCGTTTCAACTCTCATCGCGTTTTCCAGGGGCCACTGGGACAACAATGAGCAAGCTCTTGGGGACAAGCGCAACGCTGCAGATATGGCCCGGTGGAGGGAGCTGGCCAACATCGGGTCGCAGGCAGACCGTGTCCTTCTAAGCGAGCAGGCAGATATAGTAGAAGATTTCAAAGGCGCTGGAAACTTGGAACCGATCCAGATGGAATGGCCTACTATGTGA
- a CDS encoding putative cellobiose dehydrogenase (CAZy:AA3;~CAZy:AA8;~COG:E;~EggNog:ENOG410PKE9;~InterPro:IPR012132,IPR036188,IPR000172,IPR007867;~PFAM:PF01266,PF00732;~SECRETED:SignalP(1-22);~go_function: GO:0016614 - oxidoreductase activity, acting on CH-OH group of donors [Evidence IEA];~go_function: GO:0050660 - flavin adenine dinucleotide binding [Evidence IEA];~go_process: GO:0055114 - oxidation-reduction process [Evidence IEA]) translates to MRFSQVACQAGILAAAGAVASASGLKNGGYDYIVVGGGPAGIITAERFVEAGKNVLLLERGVGPTVATGANETLPWNRTLTPIDLPGLSADVGSLDVWNEYICSDTAGMAGCVLGGGVTLNYMVFVHPSQHDFDDNKNWPEGWKWKDVEPAADRLYERNPGTILPSADGKRYDQGLYSVLSKFLHKLGWRSVDMIRDPHDKHQVYSYPSWNIQDQVRAGPVRTYLPLAQKSNNFSLRLNTKVLRVVRSGSQVTGVEVETPSGASEIVSLAPNGRVVLAAGALSTPRLLFNSGIGPKKQIETAKKSGIAVPPQQDWINLPVGVGLKDHPIFTITTKTPGDFGIPDYDGIVNGSNTKDISLYGKGNGLLTQGKHRMIFFSSNEVHGHTRYFQGSCAPDEDSVLEIKAYMTHGLTSSGVLGLDEKQNTIIETSPYMQTADDILAARMFVQSLIDDFGAPDSGFELQTSRNVSKILASPSTGNHYTTSAKMGTDDGRKNGTSVVDVNTKVYGTDNLYVVDGSIHPDLPTGNIQTTIMVIAEAAAARILAQ, encoded by the exons ATGCGATTCTCTCAAGTAGCCTGCCAGGCTGGCATTctagctgctgctggagctgttgctTCGGCATCGGGACTCAAGAACGGCGGATACGACTATATCGTTGTCGGGGGCGGCCCTGCTGGGATCATCACGGCCGAACGATTCGTCGAAGCCGGCAAGAATGTGCTGCTCCTTGAACGAGGTGTCGGCCCAACTGTGGCCACCGGTGCCAACGAGACTCTACCCTGGAACCGCACCCTGACTCCGATTGATCTCCCCGGTCTTTCCGCCGACGTTGGCTCTCTGGATGTGTGGAATGAATACATATGCTCCGACACTGCCGGCATGGCTGGCTGTGTGCTTGGTGGCGGTGTCACTCTGAACTACATGGTCTTCGTGCACCCCTCTCAGCACGACTTTGACGACAACAAGAACTGGCCAGAGGGCTGGAAGTGGAAGGACGTTGAGCCTGCAGCCGACAGACTCTACGAGCGCAACCCCGGTACCATCTTGCCCTCCGCCGACGGGAAGCGCTACGACCAGGGCCTTTACTCTGTCCTCTCCAAGTTCCTCCACAAGCTGGGCTGGAGGTCCGTCGACATGATCCGTGATCCCCACGACAAGCACCAGGTCTACAGCTACCCATCATGGAACATCCAGGACCAGGTCCGTGCTGGTCCGGTGCGCACTTATCTCCCTCTGGCCCAGAAGAGCAACAACTTCTCCCTGCGCCTAAACACCAAGGTCCTCCGTGTCGTGCGCTCTGGCAGCCAAGTCactggtgttgaggttgagacTCCCTCTGGCGCATCTGAGATCGTGTCGCTTGCCCCTAATGGCCGTGTTGTTCTCGCTGCCGGAGCCCTCTCCACCCCTCGTCTCCTTTTCAACTCTGGTATTGGGCCCAAGAAGCAGATCGAAACTGCTAAAAAGAGTGGAATTGCCGTTCCTCCCCAGCAGGACTGGATCAATCTCCCTGTCGGTGTTGGCTTGAAGGACCAccccatcttcaccatcaccaccaagaCTCCTGGTGACTTCGGCATCCCCGACTACGACGGCATCGTCAACGGTTCCAACACCAAGGACATCAGCCTCTACGGCAAGGGTAATGGACTTTTGACCCAGGGCAAGCATCgaatgatcttcttctcttcgaaCGAGGTCCACGGCCACACCCGCTACTTCCAGGGGTCTTGTGCTCCTGACGAGGACTCTGTTCTTGAGATCAAGGCGTATATGACCCATGGCCTGACTTCCTCTGGTGTACTTGGTCTGGACGAGAAGCAGAACACTATTATTGAGACTTCTCCCTACATGCAGACCGCCGATGATATCCTGGCTGCCCGCATGTTCGTCCAGTCGCTGATCGACGACTTCGGCGCACCAGACTCTGGATTTGAGCTCCAGACCTCCCGCAACGTCTCTAAGATTCTAGCATCTCCATCTACTGGTAATCACTACACTACGAGTGCCAAGATGGGCACCGACGACGGCCGTAAGAACGGTACCTCTGTTGTGGACGTCAACACCAAGGTGTACGGAACAGACAACCTG TATGTCGTTGACGGCAGCATCCACCCCGACCTTCCCACCGGCAACATCCAGACCACCATCATGGTTATTGCAGAGGCTGCGGCCGCTCGCATTCTTGCCCAGTAA